A region of Pirellulales bacterium DNA encodes the following proteins:
- a CDS encoding DUF1553 domain-containing protein: MPRSISSVLHRGSLLGVLVVIVTATIVGAHAPDYLRDVRPILASKCFACHGADDAVRQAGLRLDDGASSTAVLDSGRRAIVAGKPDDSELIARVCSADPDIAMPPKETGKHVSPAEAETLRQWIAAGANYARHWAYVKPVRSALPAVRDTSWPRGAIDHFVLARLESEQLVPSAPAGRETLIRRVSLDLLGLPPTADEVQTFIADLRPDAYEKLVDRLLAKPAYGERWAAVWLDLARYADSQGYAPDGPRTIWRWRDWVITALNHNMPYDQFTIEQLAGDMLPNASTEQIVATGFHRNTQLNTEGGVNLEEFRHAAVVDRVNTTFSVWMGSTMACAQCHHHKYDPFSQRDYYQVFSIFNNTDDFNTDNPIVETPRVDRDAEYAPAKSDLAAAQASWDEETKRRDEAQAEWEKSAAPAAATPDGKSQEAASSGTPPADAGTPAAPPQEIVAILAVAADKRDKGQQDKLLAYHRGLSNEWKAADERLKSCKQKLEEVSSTVPIMRDGTPRPSFIFLRGEFLSPGEAVSPGVPAALHPAPTETKLDRLGLARWLVDAENPLFGRVAVNRLWQELFGSGIVETAEEFGTQGEPPSHPELLDWLAVEYRASGWNTKHMLKLIVTSAVYQQSAAVNAALADRDPHNRLLARGPRVRLSAEMLRDQALAISGLLSSKMYGPPVHPPQPSLGLAAAFGGSTDWKTSEGEDRHRRAIYTRWRRNLPYPSMVAFDVPERNVCAMRRMRTNTPLQALVTLNDPVFVECAQALARRVISEGGDSTTSRAAWLLKQSVNRTPTTSEVERIASLYTEVRAALARDPAKATALATKPLGPLPPGTNDVEAAAWTVAANVALNLDETLTKP; encoded by the coding sequence TTGCCGCGTTCGATTTCATCCGTTCTGCACAGAGGATCGCTGTTAGGCGTCCTGGTGGTGATCGTGACGGCGACAATTGTCGGCGCCCATGCGCCTGACTATTTACGCGACGTGCGTCCTATCCTGGCCAGCAAATGCTTCGCATGTCATGGGGCTGACGACGCAGTCCGTCAGGCGGGTTTGAGACTCGATGACGGCGCCTCGTCCACGGCGGTGCTCGATAGCGGCCGGCGGGCCATCGTGGCCGGCAAGCCCGACGACAGCGAGTTGATCGCCCGTGTGTGCTCCGCCGATCCAGACATAGCGATGCCGCCCAAAGAGACCGGCAAACACGTTTCGCCGGCCGAGGCCGAAACGCTGCGCCAATGGATCGCCGCTGGAGCCAACTATGCCAGGCATTGGGCATACGTGAAGCCGGTGCGCTCCGCGCTGCCAGCGGTGCGCGACACAAGCTGGCCGCGCGGCGCGATCGACCACTTCGTACTCGCGCGGCTCGAGTCGGAGCAGCTGGTCCCGTCGGCGCCGGCCGGTCGCGAGACGCTTATCCGCCGCGTATCGCTCGACTTATTGGGCTTGCCCCCCACGGCCGACGAAGTGCAAACATTTATCGCCGATCTACGTCCCGACGCCTACGAGAAATTGGTCGACCGATTGCTGGCCAAGCCCGCCTATGGCGAGCGCTGGGCCGCCGTGTGGCTCGATCTGGCGCGCTATGCGGACTCGCAAGGGTATGCGCCCGATGGTCCGCGCACGATTTGGCGATGGCGCGATTGGGTGATTACGGCGCTAAATCACAACATGCCCTACGATCAGTTCACCATCGAGCAATTGGCGGGTGACATGCTGCCCAATGCCAGCACCGAGCAGATCGTGGCGACCGGTTTCCATCGCAATACGCAGCTCAATACCGAAGGGGGCGTAAACCTGGAGGAGTTTCGTCACGCTGCTGTGGTCGATCGCGTGAACACGACGTTCTCGGTATGGATGGGCTCGACGATGGCCTGCGCCCAGTGCCATCATCACAAATACGACCCCTTCAGCCAGCGCGATTACTATCAGGTGTTTTCGATATTCAACAACACCGACGATTTCAACACCGACAATCCGATCGTTGAGACACCGCGCGTAGATCGGGATGCTGAGTATGCACCAGCCAAATCCGATCTCGCCGCGGCCCAGGCTTCGTGGGACGAAGAAACCAAGCGTCGTGACGAAGCTCAAGCGGAGTGGGAAAAGAGTGCGGCGCCGGCTGCCGCCACGCCCGACGGCAAGTCGCAGGAGGCCGCGTCAAGCGGCACCCCGCCAGCTGACGCGGGGACCCCGGCTGCACCACCTCAAGAAATCGTCGCCATACTCGCTGTCGCGGCAGACAAACGCGACAAGGGGCAGCAGGACAAGCTGCTGGCATACCATCGTGGCCTTTCTAATGAATGGAAGGCTGCCGACGAGCGGCTCAAGTCCTGCAAGCAGAAACTCGAGGAAGTTAGCAGCACGGTGCCGATCATGCGCGATGGGACGCCGCGACCTTCCTTTATTTTTCTGCGCGGCGAATTCCTCAGCCCTGGCGAGGCGGTAAGCCCCGGTGTGCCTGCGGCGCTGCACCCGGCACCGACGGAAACCAAGCTCGATCGGCTGGGCCTGGCGCGGTGGCTGGTCGATGCCGAGAATCCGCTCTTCGGACGGGTAGCGGTGAATCGGCTGTGGCAAGAGTTGTTCGGCAGCGGCATTGTCGAAACGGCCGAAGAGTTTGGCACCCAGGGCGAGCCCCCTTCGCATCCCGAGTTGCTGGACTGGCTGGCGGTGGAATATCGCGCAAGCGGTTGGAACACCAAGCACATGCTGAAACTGATCGTTACCTCGGCCGTGTACCAACAGTCGGCCGCGGTCAATGCGGCGCTCGCCGACCGCGATCCACACAATCGGCTGTTAGCGCGGGGGCCGCGCGTGCGGTTGTCCGCCGAAATGTTGCGCGATCAGGCGTTGGCCATTTCTGGGCTGTTGAGCAGCAAGATGTATGGCCCGCCGGTCCATCCACCGCAACCATCGCTTGGCCTGGCGGCGGCCTTCGGTGGCAGCACCGATTGGAAGACCAGCGAAGGAGAGGACCGCCACCGCCGCGCGATTTACACTCGCTGGAGGCGCAACCTCCCTTACCCTTCGATGGTGGCGTTTGACGTGCCCGAGCGCAACGTGTGCGCCATGCGCCGCATGCGCACCAACACGCCGCTACAGGCACTGGTGACGCTGAACGACCCCGTGTTCGTCGAGTGTGCACAGGCGTTGGCAAGGCGCGTAATCTCCGAAGGAGGGGACAGCACGACAAGTCGCGCCGCGTGGCTGTTGAAGCAATCGGTGAACCGAACGCCTACGACCAGCGAAGTCGAACGTATCGCAAGCTTGTACACCGAAGTGCGTGCTGCATTGGCGCGCGATCCGGCGAAGGCAACCGCGCTAGCGACAAAACCGCTCGGTCCGCTGCCACCAGGGACCAACGACGTCGAGGCTGCGGCCTGGACCGTGGCTGCCAATGTCGCGTTAAACCTGGACGAAACTTTGACAAAGCCGTGA
- a CDS encoding DUF1501 domain-containing protein, whose amino-acid sequence MTNTHALNLAMQRTRRHFLRDSAMALGGVALALMEQGEGAAATSGAAEADPFLPKPGHFPARVKNVIFLSMSGGPPHLDLFDYKPELVARDGQDCPESLTKGKQFAFTSGTPKLLGTRQKFSQHGESGAWMSQALPNLARVADDLTIIKSAWTEQFNHGPAELLLYTGFPRAQGRASMGSWVTYGLGSESRDLPGYIVFVSGNSLPSAGKVAWGSGFLPSVYQGVQCRTGGDPVLYLTDPEGMDRSLRRLSLDALNELNAIEAQKLGQPETATRIAQYEMAFRMQTVVPETMDISQEPAHVLGAYGAQPGAATFANNCLLARRLVERGVRFVQLFDWGWDFHGTNAVEEIETGLVKRCKSMDQPVAALIQDLKQRGLLDETLVVWSGEFGRTPFREGRTKDGKFLGRDHHPFSYSMFMAGGGLKPGISYGATDELGWAAVEKPVHPHDLQATILHLLGLDHTRLTYRFQGRDFRLTDVRGEVIRDILA is encoded by the coding sequence ATGACAAACACGCATGCTCTGAACCTGGCGATGCAGCGAACGCGCCGCCATTTCTTGCGCGACTCGGCCATGGCGTTGGGGGGCGTCGCCCTGGCGCTGATGGAGCAGGGAGAGGGCGCGGCTGCCACGAGCGGCGCCGCGGAAGCCGATCCCTTCTTGCCAAAGCCGGGACACTTTCCCGCGCGGGTAAAGAATGTCATTTTTCTCTCCATGTCGGGCGGGCCACCGCATCTTGATCTGTTCGACTACAAGCCGGAGCTGGTCGCGCGCGACGGCCAGGATTGCCCCGAGTCGCTTACCAAGGGGAAGCAATTTGCTTTCACAAGCGGAACTCCCAAGCTGTTGGGCACCCGACAAAAATTCTCGCAGCATGGTGAGAGCGGGGCCTGGATGTCGCAGGCCCTGCCAAATCTGGCACGCGTTGCCGACGACTTAACGATCATCAAGTCGGCCTGGACCGAACAGTTCAATCACGGGCCTGCCGAACTATTGCTGTATACCGGCTTTCCACGGGCTCAGGGACGCGCCTCGATGGGGTCCTGGGTCACTTATGGACTGGGATCCGAAAGCCGCGATCTGCCCGGCTACATTGTTTTTGTCTCGGGCAATTCGCTGCCGAGTGCCGGCAAGGTGGCGTGGGGAAGCGGTTTTTTGCCCAGCGTCTATCAAGGCGTGCAATGCCGCACCGGTGGAGATCCGGTTTTGTATTTGACGGATCCCGAGGGAATGGACCGCTCGTTGCGGCGGCTGAGCCTGGACGCACTTAATGAGCTCAATGCCATCGAAGCGCAGAAGCTCGGTCAGCCAGAGACTGCCACGCGAATCGCCCAATATGAAATGGCGTTTCGCATGCAGACAGTCGTGCCCGAAACGATGGACATCTCGCAGGAGCCGGCCCACGTGCTGGGCGCGTACGGTGCACAGCCGGGTGCTGCGACGTTCGCCAACAATTGCCTGTTGGCGCGCCGACTGGTCGAACGTGGCGTGCGCTTTGTCCAGTTGTTCGACTGGGGTTGGGATTTTCACGGCACGAACGCCGTGGAGGAGATCGAGACGGGCCTGGTGAAGCGCTGCAAGTCGATGGATCAGCCCGTCGCGGCGCTGATCCAGGACCTCAAGCAGCGCGGACTATTGGACGAGACCTTGGTCGTGTGGTCCGGAGAATTTGGACGCACGCCGTTTCGCGAGGGACGAACCAAAGACGGCAAATTCCTCGGTCGCGACCATCACCCGTTTTCCTATTCGATGTTCATGGCCGGCGGCGGCCTGAAACCGGGAATCAGCTACGGCGCGACCGATGAGTTGGGCTGGGCGGCCGTCGAAAAACCGGTGCACCCACACGATCTGCAGGCCACGATCCTGCACTTGCTGGGCCTGGATCACACGCGATTGACGTACAGGTTTCAGGGGCGAGACTTTCGCCTGACCGACGTGCGCGGAGAAGTGATCCGCGATATCCTGGCCTGA